CGGATTGGTTTGCTGGGAGCACTGGATGCCCCTTTCTCGTCAGGCATTGCACGATACCGGAGAGGAAATACACATTGCTGTGTGGCCAAAAGTGCATGAGATGCACCAGGTCGCATCCCGACAATATGCATTTGAAGGTCGTTGTTTTGTGCTAGCGGCTGGACAAATGTTCCAGGCTAAAGATTTTCCGGAAGGCATCAAATTGCCGGACGATTTGGATCCCAGTACCTGGGTCCTGAATGGCGGTAGTTGTATCATCGCCCCAAATGGAAAATACATCGTAGAGCCACAATGGGATGAAGAAAAGATCATTTATGCAGAAATAGACCTGGACCAGGTCAAAGAGGAATCCATGACCCTGGATGTGACCGGTCACTATCAACGTGATGATGTCTTTTCTTTGGAAGTGAACCGATCCCGAAAAAGTAATTCCTGAGACAATTTTCCACGGGAATCATATATTTCAGAACTTAAATCGGTTCGAAAAGATTAACTCAAATACACAATTACAAATCGAAATACAGATGAAAGCATATTGGAATGGACAATTGTTGGCGGATAGCGATGATACCATTGTGGTAGAAAACAATCATTACTTTCCTGCAGACTCTATCAATAAAGAGTTTTTCAAGGCCAGCGAAACACACACCATTTGCCCCTGGAAAGGTGAAGCGAGTTACTATTCCCTGAATGTAGATGGGAGTGAAAACAAAGATGCGGCCTGGTATTACCCGACTCCCAGCGAGTTGGCCAAAAAGATCAAGGATTACGTGGCGTTCTGGAAAGGCGTAGAAATCAAAGACTGATATCCTTTGTGGGTTTGGTCGATGGGATCACTCCAATTTTTCAAAAAATAGGTGTACGGGTTTGCCGAATAGAATGCACGCTTTTGCACCAAATAAAAAGTCCTGTCAAAGGTGATGACCAATGACAGGACTTTTTTTATGATGATCGTTCGATTATCGGTTCTTCAACTCTCCAGCCCCAAACATGGTGAAGCCTTTGATGATGATTGAAGGACTATCTTCATTTACATCGGGTGCTCTTCGTTCGTCACTGAAGCCGCCAAAAATGGATACTGCTTCGATTTTCACTCTCCAGTCATCCCGAACCACTAACTCACAGCCGCCAAACATCGTGAACACTTCGATTTCGATCGGGCCACCATTCAGGGGGAAAGACTCCCGCAGATCAATGGTAGATCCTCCGAAAATATTGATGACGCGGCCGCCTTCCAGCTCCTTGCTGGTAAATTGTTTGTCGCCACCACCAAAAATGTTCACATCATCAAAAAAATGTTCGCTCTTGTCTGTGGCCCCTCCCGATTGTGCTCGTTTGTGTCGGAAAATAAAGGCTACGCCTACGATGATGATGATTACTGGCCAAAAATCCCTAAGATCATAAGGCCCATACTCTTCGAGTAAAAAGAAAGCTCCCACAGAGACCAGGATGATGCCGGGTGTCTTTTTTCCACTCAGGAAGTTGAATACACCGATAGCGACCAATAGCATCTGCCATGATTTCAAAAAATAAAGTTCATAAGGGATTAAGCGCAAGTTGAAAAGCAATAGCACTACGCCGATAACGACGATAAATATCCCCATAAGTGCTCTGCGAGAAGTTTCCATAATTTCTAACTGTTAATAAAACCAACCAAATAGGAAGGAGATACTGGCGGCCGGGCTGCTGACTTCACTCTGTTTATAGTGAAAGTCATCCACTCCGATTACCTGTTGGTATCCCACCCCAACGTTCAATTTGAACCAGTGGGTCATGTTAAACTCGACTTCAGCTTGCGGAAAAATGACAAAAATCTGATCATCCACATTGGAGTTCGCGTCATCTCTTGCTCTGTAGTCGATGCTTCCCCAGCCCAATTTAGAACTAATTCCGATATGAGCCAGCTTGCTGGGTTTAATGTTGTACCCGAGCATGAAGCCACCATGACTGATGTCCACATCATATTCGTTACTGTTGCTTCTGGCAGTAATCGTCTGATCTCCACTAAGTCCGAGACCGTAACCACCAAAGTAAAAAGTGTTGTCGAGCAACACCGCTCCGCCACCACCCGTATAGGGCATGACCTGACCATCTAAAGAAGCCAGCGTAATAAACACACCACCAAATCCGGAGATACTTTCATAATCGTTGCCGATCAGTACATCCGGTCGCTGACCAAACGCGGTAGTGAGTGTCGCAAAACTTAAAATGAATAAAATTTTCTTCATCCTTTTTAATAATTAAAGTTTAAGAGACGTTTCAAATTAAGATAAGGACAGTGTTATGTGAAGAAGGCTTCCGCAGGATTGTCAAATTGGGTAGACGAATTGTCGAAAAAGGTGACTCAATGGGCTGTCAAAGTGACAGATTGAAAGGGGTTGTTCGGACAAAATGACTTTTACCTGTTTTTTGGAACAGCACTGGTACACGAATTGTTATAGTATCCAGGAACAACGCAAATGGTAAGTAGAGAGATGAAAGTAGATAAGAATTTAACCCACAGTCTGGCCCAATCGGCTGCTGTGATGAATGGGATCAACGGTGGAATTACCATGCCGGTGATGTCTTTGAAGAGAACGTCCGATGAATATATATTCAACATTCAGTTGGCAGGAGTAGATCCTGACGATTTTAGTGTTGAGATCGATAGCCACAACCTTTTTGTATACCACCAAATGAGATTTGATGAAGACATGGAGGTGCCTTATATGCTTCAGCGACTGATGATTCCTGCCAATGTGAGCTATGAAAAGATCCGAGCAGAATTCGACGAGGGTAAATTGAGGATCGTCATGCCTTTCAACGAACTGGCCAACGGCTACCACCGTGATGTGGATATTGTGAGGAAATATTAAACTAGATCGTCATACCGGTTTTTGATGACATAAATATCCGAAGGATGTCATCAAAATACCGGTATCTCCTTCGACGATCTTTATAATTCTAAAAAACCTGCAGCGTAAGTCTTCTGAAGTATAACTTGAGCCACATAATAATCACAAGTCACTGACTTGTTTCCCTTGAAGGATGGTTAAAAACCTCTAATAAAGGGTTTTTTGAAATTGCTAAAAAACACATGGAATCCGGAATTCGAGAATTGTCAACCTGGAAAAGCTTACCTCCGAAGAAAGTACCCGGTTGGTTAGAAGCCGCAGTTCGATTTCATTCGAGCCAAATGGATGTTCCTAATAAAGTGGTTACAATTGATTGCGATGGACTTGATTCTGAATTAAAGTTTCATTGCGCTCTGGGAGAGGCAGTAAATGGCCCCGGTGGGTATTTTGGGAGAGGACTAGATGGGCTATCTGATTGTTTTTGTGGAGGGTTCGGAGTAATAGGCAAATTCACTTTGAATTGGTTAAACCATGAGGTTTATAAAAATCGATTTCCCGAATATTTTGATTCGATTGTAGAGGTATTCAAATCAAGGAATATGACGCTCAATTTGGGCTAGATATAATAGCTGGCTTAAGTCTTCGCGACCCGGTCTTCCTTAGGATGGACTTGAGTCTCAGAATAATCACAAGTCTCTGACTTGTTTCCCGATACTAAACCTTCTTTTTTATCCCATTCCATTGCAATAGTTCCTGGAATGAAATAGCATTGAACTGTCCGCCTGCTGCGAGGCATGGCTTCAACTATTGAATACAATTGGCAGTTCTCAACATCATACCACTCATTGGAGGCATCCTGGCCCTATTACTTGGGTTGCAGGTCATGCTAAACCGCAGCCAAAACAAGCAATCACGGTGGGTACTGGGTGTGATCGTTTTGTTGAATGCTCACAACCTCTTCGAGTCCTATTTATATTATAACGGCTGGGAATGGCCTGGTCAGGGCCTTTCGTACCTGCATTACCACCTGATCGGATTCCTGTTTCTGCTTTACAGCTATTACCTGTTTCGAATAGAAGTCAGGATCAAATTCTGGTTTTTCTTCATTATTGGGTTTACCTTCCTTCGGCTGATCGCCTTATCGTATCTCGAAGAAGACACCCTGGATACGGCCACTTCATTTACTCCAGAGATCATCGCGCTTACGCTGGATAATTTGCTTTCCATTCTGTTGAACATGGGTCTGCTGATCCTGGCATATTCGAAAATCAGACGCATCAAACTCACGGTAAATCCTAATCCTCAGGAGCAAGCCAATTATTCCTGGGTCAAAAGCCTACTTCTGGTTGCGATCATACTGTATGTCGCCGTTTTTTTACTCAATGTGGTTGCGGCGCTCGATGAAGAATGGCTGATCTACTTCAAAATAGAATCGGTGATCAACAGTGTGTTTTCTCTTGCATTGGTATTTGCCAGTATGCGCATTCCTGTTTTTTCAATTCATGGCGATTTTCAGGACCTGGATCCTGTCAGCAAAAAGAAATACCTCAAATCCTCTTTGTCCGGTGAGGGTTCAAGCAAACTGTGGCAGGATATCCAACGGATCATGCAGGAGGAGAAGCCTTATTTGAATGCGGAATATCGCCTCAGTGATTTGGCTCAGCGTGTGGACCGATCCGTGCATCACGTTTCCCAAACCATCAATGAACAAGAAAGCATCGGTTTTTCGGATTTCATCAGTCATCTGCGGGTCGACGAAGCAAAAGCGCTGCTGGATGCAGGACGTGCCAGTGAAGTGACCATACTCGCCGTTTCTCTGGAAGCCGGTTTCAATAGTAAAACGGCATTTTATAGTGCTTTTAAGAAAGTAGTAGGGAAGTCTCCGTCGGCCTATTTGAAGGAAAAACGTTGAATTTCTCTTAGCAATTACTTACCTCATTCGATGAAAACAGTCTTAAAAATTCTCGTCCTCTGCCTTCTTTTATCCTGTGGGAAGAAAAATCAAGCATCGAATTTTAAAAAGATGCAGCTAAGGGTAATTTCCAACTATGGAGCGTATGAAATGTTGGTGTCAGATAGCGTCTCTTTAGAACAAGTTCGAAGTAAAATGGTCGATTTGGACTGGAATAGTTTTCATCAGGTAGTATTAGAACAGGAGAATGGTGACTGGATCGAAGTTGGAGGAAATCTGTTGGATGATGGTCTTTCTGCGATGTATCAAGAAGCCGGAAGACAGTATGAAATAAGACAAACCCCAAAGTCAGTTGATCAATTGACCGAAATATTGCTGTCTTATCTCCGAGGAGATAACAAATTCAGGGAGGATCACAAATTTCATTAAGTAATTGAGTTCCGTATAATACCTGAAAGAATGGAATGTCCCGTCTGCTATTTTGAAGAGGGCCGAAGGGGTATTCATCAAAGTACTCCTATGGATGGGAGCTATTCAAAAAGGAATTACACGGTATAATTCCATTCCCTCATTCCGCCCTCGAAGTTGAAAAGTACCTAAGGGTTGGAATTCATATGCGTCATTTTGTTTCAATGACCGAGTAAAGTCACCTGATGCTAAAAGGTCAACACCATGATCATTGCACAAACTTTGGATGCGGGCAGTGGTATTTAGTGTATCACCTGTAAAAACAATTTCCTTCTTAAGTAAACCAATTTCTCCAGTGGTCACATTTCCAAAATGAACACCCGCCTTAAACGTAGGAATAAGGCCATATTTATCCTGATACTTCGGTTGTAGACTTATTAAAACATCCTTCATCTTAAAAAAACAGTCTAACGCGTTGGTAGTGACCCCCTTATTGGTTTTCCAGGAAATTACGATTTCATCTCCTACATACTGGTATATTTCTCCGTCGTGAATAAGGATGGGATCGGAAATGTCTTCGTAATATTCTTTTAGCATTTGAAAGTACTTGATGTGACCCAGTTGTTCCGCATGCGTCGTGGAAGACTTCATGTCAAGAAACATAAATACCCTTTGCTCCGAGGTAGGTTGGTGATATTTTCCGGTGAAAAAACTGAGAGAGATGGAATGACCCATGTTATCACTCACTTCCTTATAGAACAGGCTGAAGATGATTGCCAGACCGTAATAACAAATGATAGTCCAGAACACAAAATTGGTAAAGAAGGATCTTAAAAAATTCCAGACTGTCGAGCTAAAGATTCCTACGTTTTGGCTAGTAGCATGTCCCAGGCTGATGATGATTACCGAGGCCAGAATAATCGTCAAAGTGTAAACGAACGATTTGAAAATAATTTTTTCATAAAAACGTCTGTTTCTAAACCAATTGTTGATGTAGAAGACATCAAATGATCCGATCAGAAGCCCAATCGCAAGAGAGGTGAGTACAGATATTAAAATATTAGAGTCGAAAGGATTTCCAGTGGATGGATAAACTGGATAATCTCCCAAAATTCCTTTTTCCAGGATGACATGTACCGCACTAAAAATGGCGGGAATGATTCCAAAAGGAAGGATCTGGAATAATGCTCTTTTTTGTTTAGCGGATATCAAACAATGAATACTCTAAGGGGGCTAAATCAATTAATTAAACTTTCTACGAAAGATATAAAGTTTAATGCTAGGAAAGGGTTTCTTCTTTAATCGAAGCTATCTAATAGTTCATCCACTGGCTTAGACCTTCCGTAGGCTGACTTGAGCCACAGAATAATAACAAGTCTCCGACTTGTCAAAAACCCAATGCCATCACTCATGTAGTATTTAGTATCTTTCAAAAAGCATCTCAGGAAACCCTTTAGTAGTTACCAATGAAAACAGAATCGACAATCATCCAAACGGCAGAATTCAATCCGAAGATCAAAGGCTATTTTTTAGTGTACGTGGCCTTTTTCTTAACCATTTCTGTCGCTGGTATTCCTTTATTGATTTTCTGGTTTTTGGGTATTGGGCAATACATGGGCAGACGGTTTTATAAAGGCTTAAAGTGCGAGCTGACGACAAGACACCTGAAGTTCAAAAAGGGGGTCCTGTTCAAAGTCGATAAAACGATTCCGCTGGAAAACATTCAGGACCTCACGTTCATTCAAAATCCCTTGTTGAATGTCTTTGACCTCCGCATCCTGAAAATCGAAACCGCGGGACAAAGTAATCCGCAAGGAAGTGACATGAAACTGGTAGGAATTGTCGATACGGAGAGCTTCAAGGAAAAGGTCTTGCTCCAAAGGGAATTACTAAAGAACGAAGAACGATCGGAAAGACCCTCTGCAACCAACAATGAACAAGTCATTGGTCTCTTGACTGAGATTAGGGATCTATTGAAGGAGAGATGAATAGGAGATAAAAGTGAATAACCTCAATTTTTGTCCGTCATTCCGGTCGGAACCTAGTGGAGTACCGCCAGGCGGCCCTACGGAATCTCATCAAATGGAACAACTACCTAAAATCGATAAGGTTATGGCAGATCAATTTTATCCGCTGTAAAATTCTATGCTGATATACAGATCGCCGGAAAGACGGAAAAAGAAACTGGCTTAAGTCTTCGTGACTGGCGCGACCTGGTCTGGCGCGACCCGGCCTTCCAGAGGTTGACTTGAGCCGCATATTAAAAACACGTTTCTGACTTTTTCGCGGTTTCCCGATAAATCAGGATAATTTTCTTGCCTCCACAATTGTCCCAAATTATAGGGAAGGAAGCTTTTGACTTACATGGAACCAAGATTTGCTTGAAAGTTCAAAGTAAATCACATGCAAGATCTAATAGCAAAAGCAGAAGAAAACGTCGGATGGGTCATGCTCGTCATTTTTCTATTTTCCATGGGGCTAGCCATCGTGGAGTTCATTTGGGAATGGCGACAAAAGAAACTCACCAGGTGGCGATTGAAGGAAATGCTTTCCAGCTTCATGGTGTTCATTCCTGCAGAACTCACTCAAAAGGCCGCCAACACCATATTCATTGGTAGCTTCTTTGTGCTCTATAACATCATTCCGTGGCACATTCCGGTCAATGGGTGGTCAGTAATAGCCGCCATACTGGTTATTGACTTTCTTTATTATTGGGAACATCGCTGGGAACACGAGATCCGCATCCTTTGGAGTTATCATTCCATTCATCATAGCTCCCCGATCTACAATTACACCACTGCATTGCGTGTATCCTTCATCGACAATTTCGTTACCTGGGTATTTTACCTGCCTGCCATTTTGATGGGTTTCCATCCCGTGATCGTCTTATTGGCCATTGCTTTCATTTTGGGTTACCAGTTTTGGATCCATACGGAACTCATCAGGTCCATGCCTGGCTGGTTTGAGTTTCTGTTCAACAGTCCTTCGCATCACCGGGTTCACCACGGCTCTGATGACATCTATCTCGACAAAAACTATGGCGCACTGCTCATCATTTGGGATCGGATGTTTGGCACCTTTCAAAAAGAGCTCCATCGTCCTACTTACGGATTGACGACTCCCATCGATACCATCAATCCGGTCAATGTGCACCTGTATGAGTACAAAGGCATTTTGAAGGATCTTCGAAAAGCACGCAACTTCAAAGAAGTCCTGGGTTACCTGTTTAAGAAGCCCGGCTGGAAACCCTCTAAATCAGCCACACTTCAAAAAGCATAGGGGCATGCAGACCTTCAAGGAATTGCTCACTGATTATCGGTGGGAACTAGCATTTGTTTTGTTTTTGATCTTGTTGGAGGCAGGGCTTTCAGTCCTGTTTCCGCTTTTTATTGGCTACGCGGTGGACGATGCAGTGA
This genomic stretch from Cytophagales bacterium harbors:
- a CDS encoding PH domain-containing protein yields the protein MKTESTIIQTAEFNPKIKGYFLVYVAFFLTISVAGIPLLIFWFLGIGQYMGRRFYKGLKCELTTRHLKFKKGVLFKVDKTIPLENIQDLTFIQNPLLNVFDLRILKIETAGQSNPQGSDMKLVGIVDTESFKEKVLLQRELLKNEERSERPSATNNEQVIGLLTEIRDLLKER
- a CDS encoding adenylate/guanylate cyclase domain-containing protein, with protein sequence MISAKQKRALFQILPFGIIPAIFSAVHVILEKGILGDYPVYPSTGNPFDSNILISVLTSLAIGLLIGSFDVFYINNWFRNRRFYEKIIFKSFVYTLTIILASVIIISLGHATSQNVGIFSSTVWNFLRSFFTNFVFWTIICYYGLAIIFSLFYKEVSDNMGHSISLSFFTGKYHQPTSEQRVFMFLDMKSSTTHAEQLGHIKYFQMLKEYYEDISDPILIHDGEIYQYVGDEIVISWKTNKGVTTNALDCFFKMKDVLISLQPKYQDKYGLIPTFKAGVHFGNVTTGEIGLLKKEIVFTGDTLNTTARIQSLCNDHGVDLLASGDFTRSLKQNDAYEFQPLGTFQLRGRNEGMELYRVIPF
- a CDS encoding DUF427 domain-containing protein, which encodes MKAYWNGQLLADSDDTIVVENNHYFPADSINKEFFKASETHTICPWKGEASYYSLNVDGSENKDAAWYYPTPSELAKKIKDYVAFWKGVEIKD
- a CDS encoding DUF5668 domain-containing protein, producing the protein METSRRALMGIFIVVIGVVLLLFNLRLIPYELYFLKSWQMLLVAIGVFNFLSGKKTPGIILVSVGAFFLLEEYGPYDLRDFWPVIIIIVGVAFIFRHKRAQSGGATDKSEHFFDDVNIFGGGDKQFTSKELEGGRVINIFGGSTIDLRESFPLNGGPIEIEVFTMFGGCELVVRDDWRVKIEAVSIFGGFSDERRAPDVNEDSPSIIIKGFTMFGAGELKNR
- a CDS encoding barstar family protein; its protein translation is MESGIRELSTWKSLPPKKVPGWLEAAVRFHSSQMDVPNKVVTIDCDGLDSELKFHCALGEAVNGPGGYFGRGLDGLSDCFCGGFGVIGKFTLNWLNHEVYKNRFPEYFDSIVEVFKSRNMTLNLG
- a CDS encoding sterol desaturase family protein, whose protein sequence is MQDLIAKAEENVGWVMLVIFLFSMGLAIVEFIWEWRQKKLTRWRLKEMLSSFMVFIPAELTQKAANTIFIGSFFVLYNIIPWHIPVNGWSVIAAILVIDFLYYWEHRWEHEIRILWSYHSIHHSSPIYNYTTALRVSFIDNFVTWVFYLPAILMGFHPVIVLLAIAFILGYQFWIHTELIRSMPGWFEFLFNSPSHHRVHHGSDDIYLDKNYGALLIIWDRMFGTFQKELHRPTYGLTTPIDTINPVNVHLYEYKGILKDLRKARNFKEVLGYLFKKPGWKPSKSATLQKA
- a CDS encoding AraC family transcriptional regulator — encoded protein: MAVLNIIPLIGGILALLLGLQVMLNRSQNKQSRWVLGVIVLLNAHNLFESYLYYNGWEWPGQGLSYLHYHLIGFLFLLYSYYLFRIEVRIKFWFFFIIGFTFLRLIALSYLEEDTLDTATSFTPEIIALTLDNLLSILLNMGLLILAYSKIRRIKLTVNPNPQEQANYSWVKSLLLVAIILYVAVFLLNVVAALDEEWLIYFKIESVINSVFSLALVFASMRIPVFSIHGDFQDLDPVSKKKYLKSSLSGEGSSKLWQDIQRIMQEEKPYLNAEYRLSDLAQRVDRSVHHVSQTINEQESIGFSDFISHLRVDEAKALLDAGRASEVTILAVSLEAGFNSKTAFYSAFKKVVGKSPSAYLKEKR
- a CDS encoding Hsp20/alpha crystallin family protein; the protein is MKVDKNLTHSLAQSAAVMNGINGGITMPVMSLKRTSDEYIFNIQLAGVDPDDFSVEIDSHNLFVYHQMRFDEDMEVPYMLQRLMIPANVSYEKIRAEFDEGKLRIVMPFNELANGYHRDVDIVRKY